The Sphingomonas sp. HF-S4 sequence GCATCCCCAGCAATTTGTCGAGCGCCGGCGGGTAGTAGTGGCTCGCTTGATCGAGCGGGGCGATGGCCGTCAGCGATCTACTGCCTTGGTCCGGCCCCCTTTTTGAATAGTGCGATGCCTAGATCGCCTCATAACCGCGATCGATGATATACCGGCATAGTCGTGCCGCTGTGCCGGCTCACATGAAATATCGAAAGTGGAACGCCGAACTGCCAAGCAGTGGCATTCGCTTCAGCACGCGCGCAAGGACCTGAGCATAGCTCATCGTCACTGGCAGCGTGTCATAAAGATTGTCGTTGTTCCAATTCATCTTCGAGAGCGCCAGCGCGGCCCGCGCGGTGTCTTCCCAGCCACCGTGCCCGGCGTGCCGGACGAGCTTGATCGGCTGCGGCGTGCTCTTTCCACCCTGAAAATGGGTGCGCTGGTTGAGCTCGACCGCGCCGTGGATCCAGAGCAGGGCCTCCCGGTCGCCGATCCCTATAAGACTGCCGCGCCTGACCGGAAAGCGATCGGCGAGCTGCTTTTCCGGGTCCTTGCGGTCGCGATCCCATTTGGCGCCGCGCCAGCCGACGTCGCCGACGACCTGGACCAGATCGATCTCATTGCACGTCGGTAGCGCGTCGAAGCAGCCCAAGGCTTCTTCCTCGCGAAATTCGGTCGATTTATGGATCATCACGCGCCGTGGCGACGCGCCGCCGTGACGTCGGCGGTAGAGGAGCATCGAACGTGTGATCACGCGGAACATCTCGTGGCGAGACAGGAAAGGGTTGTCGCGTTGCACCTGCATTTCGGTGGCGTCGGCATCATAGGCGATGAACTCGAGACCGGCGCCGTCGGCGTCGAATACCTGGCTGCAGCAGGTGACGAACCGTGGCTTGTCGGTCTCGACCGGCCGGACTGCGTAGGACAGACCGATATATGCGGTGTCGGGCTCGACGTCGGCGAGCTTCCACGGCACGCCGCCAGCCTTTGCGTAGAGCGCAAGTCCGATCCGCCACATCACGCTCGCCTTGCACGGATACGACAATGCGCGCCCTTCCCGTACGATCTGAAGCGGAATGGCGTGAGCGGCGGTATAGGCCTTGAGGTGATCGTGGAGATCGAAATCGTCTTCGACGCCCCTGAACGCCGCCCCCCACCGCTCGGGCAGATACACGAAGAGGACGTCGAACGCCGTCCGATGCGCCTCGATCTGCTGGATTGCGCGAACCAGTCGTTCGACCAGCACGAGATGCGGAAGCTCGCTGTCGCGCAGCAATTCGTCGAGGTCGCGATCCAGTTCGACGCGGCAACTCTTGTCGGCGGCCGCCTTGCGGGTTCCGAACACCTTCGAAAAGCCCGGCCAATCGGGAAGATAATCGGTACGCTCCGTAGGTCTGAAGCTTTGATCGAGATCGCGCATGAACTCGTTCAAGCGATGAGACTCGCCGAACGGCGCGATCGTCGCGATCTGGATCGGATTCGAGACAAAAAAGCTGTTAGAATAAGGCCCGTAGCGTGCGAGCCCTCGCAATGGATGAATGTCGCGATAACTCTCGCGCTCTGCGCTGAACAAGAGTTCCGGCTCCGGCAGCGCGATCGTCGCGCCGATCTCGCTGCTCATGCCTGCACCGTGCGGCTGAAGGCGGTGTTCCGGTCGAGCGTGAAAACGGCATCGATTCCGTTGCCGATGCCGAACGCCCTCAAATCCTGGCCCGCAAGGCGCTTGGTCCAGAACGCGACGAGTTTGTCGATCTTCTGATTGTAACGCTGCGCCGTGCGCTCGCGCGCGAAGTCGGCTGCGAGCGCTTTATTCTCCGCCGTAACGCCGTCGAATACGATACGCGGATCGATCAACAGCCACAGTCTTTCGTCAGCCCATTCGAGCCGCAGCGACGCCCCTTCGCGCCAGCGGATCTCTGGATGATCGCGGATCGTGCCCTCCACCCGTCCGGCAATCTCGGCAAGTTTCTGCCAGGCAGGATCGCTCGCATCTGCCGGCGCGACCAAATCCTGGCTGCGCTGGTGGACGACGTCGAGACCATGTTCACTTGCCAGCGCCCGGATCAGTCCCGATCGCAACAATCCCCGCTCATGCGAGTCATACCGCATCCGACCTTTTTCGAGATTGGCGATGTCGAACTCGGCAATGTCGAAGCTGGCAAACGCCGCACGAAAATCATCGTCGGCTCCGAACCCCAGGACGCCACGCGAGGTTCGCGCCACGAGGAGGTCGACACCCGCTGCCTCGACGGCCTCGCGCATCGCGCGAAATCCCCCGACCGAGCAGACGACCTTGCGGCAATGTGTCGGACGGACAGAAACTTCAATCGCGTTCAGCCGAATGATCGGCCATCCCGGCGCACCGGTAGGCGCGCGCGCGGCCGAAACCCGCGGTCGCGTTGCCCCAAGGGCATCGAGTTCCATCGTCTCGAACGTACCAGCCTGTCGAACGAGATCGCTCATGATCTCGTCGAAGCTGTCGATCCGAACCAAAGCTGCCTCGACTCCGGCGCTCGTCGCGCGGTTGAGAAGATCGACGACTTGCGGAAGCGGTGCATCCGCCCCGCGATGGAGCCAGAATAGTCCGTTGGGAAACGGAGTGTTAGCCGCAAGAGCCTGATCGAACACTGCCATCACCGACGCGTCTCGACCACTATACCCGGCAACGATCAGCCCATAGCGTCCGCAATTGTCAGCGAGCTGTGCGCCAAGCTGCGCGTCTTGATGTCTGAGTTCGGCAGCAGTATTCTTCAGATGTTGCGACCGGAAATCGCCGTGCAGCTTGACCTCGATCGGCCAGCTTTGCGACGCAATTTGCTGGCCCGCGAGGCTCGTGCTGTCGAGCCCCACAACTGTCAGGTTGCGGGTTGTTCCGAACGTCCTCGCGCTGGCATCGGCCAACAGATGATCGAAGTTCGTTGTCCAGACGAGATTGCTGTGACCGGCCTTCAACATCGCCGCGAGCGCGAGATGGCCGTATGCGAGCTTCGCACCGGCGATCATCGACGCGATGAACGTCTGGCGATCTTTCTCCGCCGGATAGGCGACCTCGAACAATGCGGAATATTCTTCAGGCGATCCGGGAGCGGGTGATCGCTCAAGTGTTGCGATGTGCGCGTCGAGTCGCCGCTGCACAGCCGGATCGGCGAGATCGGCAACAGTTTGCACCGACACCTTGCGCTGCGCGACATAAAGCTCGCGCTTAAACCGCCATATCATGTCCCAAGCGGTCGGAATCCCCGCTGAGGCCGAGACACCGGCTCCGAGAAACCACATCAATCGCCCGGGGCGCATCGAGAATCGTCGCGCGAAATCGTCGGTCGGTATTTCAGGAGCAGAGGTCTCGATATCCATGATGTGAACGTAAAGCCTAGAACCTATTTGGCGAGTCCGATGTCGCCTTTCTGTTCTGGTAGACCGTACTGCCCGACGACTGGTCGCGGCAAGTCACGTCATGTGGGCCGCCTGGCATTGCTCACCGTCCAGCCTATTAGCTAGGCAATCCCGTAGGCGCCTTCCTCAATCGTCTTTCTGCGCCAGATACTCGTGATAGGAACAGAGCAATCTGTCGGGGTCTGCGAGCAGATCGCTGACGGGGATATTCGTGCCGCAAACCTCGCACCGGCCCGTCACGTCCGGCAGCCCATAACCGCAATTGGCGCAGGTCCATTCGTCTTCGATGAACGTCGCGCGGTTGCACGACGGACAACCAAAAACCGGGCCATCCTCGCCTGTTTCCTTCGCACGGATATAGCACTCCGCGCCGAGTTCCTGGTCGACCAGCGTTTCAAAGAAGGTGGCCGTCTCGAGGATCATCGTCCCGCATGCCTCGCACGCGAGGTGGGCGTCGTCCTGACTGGTGTTCGACGGATCTTCCTGAATCACCAGCTCTGACGAGCATTCAGGACATTCGAACTTCGCTCGCCCGATGACGCGCGAATGCCAATGGATCGGCGCGAGGGTCGCGCGAGCACGCGCGAGCTCCGCCTCATATAGTTCGGTTGTCGCGAGCATCGCTGTCCACGCTTCCTCGAGATTGATCGCCGGACCTTTATTCAACACCCGGAATAGCTCGGCAATCACCGGGAAACCCTTCGCGATCGCGCGCTTGATGACTTTAGGTTTTGCGGTCGAGTATTTATGCTCGATATCGTTGCGGATCCTGCGCAGTTCCTCGAGCCGCCCGACGTCGATATGAACACCGAAATCCTTAAGCCGGCGACCAATATTGGCGAAATCCACGGTGGCGGTGCCCTCGGCCTCCATCACCAGTCGCTCGCCCTTTGCGACGGGACGGACCTTGGCCGCCAAGATCACATCGGGATCCTCCTCGGGGAAGCACTGGACCAACGCCTCCTTCGCCAGAAGGAGAACGCCGGCATAGTAATTGCGGACCGCCGAGATGTCGCGGAACGCGTCCTGCGACTGATAGTCCTCGATCCCCATCCGGATGCTCGCGACGGCATTTTCAAAGAGAGCAGACATCAAGCGCATTTCCAGTGAGTGTGTTCTGTATCGCTGGTAAAGCCGGGGCGGCGCTCATGTGGGCGGCGTCGGGAAGAACTGGCCGCATTACATGCGGCGGCTTCTCCGCCTGTTCACCGCCCGCGCCATGTCCTTAACCTATGTCATGCGCGCGCTTTCGCCGCCTTCATCCGGACTCTGCGGCCTCGCGTGCGCACAAGCTGCTTCGGTTCAGCCGTCTTCTTTTTGCCCGTCGTCGAGGCCGTGACGGTAACCATCTTAGCTCGCACATCGCGCAAAGTCGCAAGCGCTTCGGGATGCTTCGCTAGCACCTCGATCAGCCCGACCGCGGCTTCACTCGGCGGTGTTTTCCCGCTCTCATATTTCTGGAACGCGCGGCGACCACCCCCGACGATCCGCCCCGCCTCCTCCTGGGTCAGCCCGCGCGCCTTGCGGACCGCCTTTACATGGCCGCCATATTCGCTGCGCAGCTCTTTGAAAGCAGTATTGGACGCGTGGAGGTCTGTTCCGACGAACAAGGCATCGCCATCGCCATCGGGATACCATCCCGGCACATCGATTGTTCGCGAGAGCGATCCGAATGCGACCGTCTGCTGACGAACGTCGCGGTGCAATTCCTGACCCGTCTCGGGATGAATGCGCTTGTCACTCACGGGAAACTCTCCTTGAACGAGGTCAGCACGATATCGACCAACGTCTCGCCGGCAAATTTCAAATACAGATCCATGTCGTCATATGGGATAACGTAGGTGTCGTGCCACATCAGGTAGTTGACTGGATTGTGGGCAGTCTCCGACTTGACAAAGTCCTGTGGCTCCAGCGCCTGCACGACATCAATGACATCCTCCAACGAATAACCGATTGCCTGCGCATCTCGGTTGGCCGTCGTCGTGATCGACAACGAGTCCACGTCGACGAACTTCGCTTGGATCGCGCTCAGATCGTGATGCGGCTTTCGCTTTACGGTCATACCACATACACCTTGAAGGTCACTTTTGCAATCACGTTTTGATACCTGGCATCATGCCGGCAGACGCATCATGCCGACGTAATTGTGCTGGGGTCGTGCCAGCGCCTCGCTGAGATGCAGTAGGACACGTCGGATGAGGTCAAGCGCCCAAACGGTCAGATCGGCGATGAAGATCGCGTCCTCATCGCGCGGCGCGCCCGCGACCTTGACGTCCTCCTGAATGTGAATCTTGTTGCGGTACTGACGCAGCCGGTGGAGTTCGCCGTACACGTCCCCGGCCAAACCATCGAGAACCGCATATTTCCGGAGCACGTCGATCGCGATGGCGAACTTGTCGATTCTGCTCTCCTCGATCTTCTTGCGATCCGCCTCGACGATATTGGGCACTCCCTCGAGATTGTAGTTTTGTGCTCGATAAATGATCTGCGTCAACGCCGCTTCTAAGATGGCACCGGCCTGCAGCACGATCATTTTGCCAAAAGAATTTTCCGCGTTCGCGTCGACCAGGTTGCATAGCACATCACAATTGTACCGAAGATTGTCGCCGACTTTGAATGACCCGACAAAATTACAGGGAATTTCAATGGTTGGCATCGTGTCCTCATCCTGCGCTGATGCGCGATTCAATGCTTCGTTGTCTCGACTTCTGCTTCGATCCCGTTGAGCCGCAGGACCACTGTCACCGCCCGCGCCCACGCGACCGCGCGATCAAAGGACTGGCCGTCGACAGGGCTCAACGCAAGGATCCCCGGGTACCCATCTCTAGTGCCGAGGCCATAGCGCGCCAACCACCGCGCGAGACCCCGCCGCGCGTCGGCCACACGCACAGCGGCGCTGCCGAACTCGCCCTCGGCGATGGGCTCGCACCCAGTTATATACATCGGCGTCGGAACCACGGCCTCGGCGTCGCGAAGACCCCTGCTGTTCGCCCATTCCCACAGCCGCGCCCAATCATTTTCATCGCGCTCGCCCGGCGGCAGGATCGGCACGTCCCCCGGCTCGATTGCATCTGCGTCACGTTTGCCAGGGTAGGCGGTCGAGAGCGACGGCAGCGCACCGGGGTTCATGTTCCAGCCAGTTACCAGCACGCCCGTCTTGCCGCCGCGGCTGCGTACCCGCATCACGACATCGAAGCGTGCGCCGT is a genomic window containing:
- a CDS encoding type II toxin-antitoxin system MqsR family toxin, which produces MTVKRKPHHDLSAIQAKFVDVDSLSITTTANRDAQAIGYSLEDVIDVVQALEPQDFVKSETAHNPVNYLMWHDTYVIPYDDMDLYLKFAGETLVDIVLTSFKESFP
- a CDS encoding SIR2 family protein yields the protein MDIETSAPEIPTDDFARRFSMRPGRLMWFLGAGVSASAGIPTAWDMIWRFKRELYVAQRKVSVQTVADLADPAVQRRLDAHIATLERSPAPGSPEEYSALFEVAYPAEKDRQTFIASMIAGAKLAYGHLALAAMLKAGHSNLVWTTNFDHLLADASARTFGTTRNLTVVGLDSTSLAGQQIASQSWPIEVKLHGDFRSQHLKNTAAELRHQDAQLGAQLADNCGRYGLIVAGYSGRDASVMAVFDQALAANTPFPNGLFWLHRGADAPLPQVVDLLNRATSAGVEAALVRIDSFDEIMSDLVRQAGTFETMELDALGATRPRVSAARAPTGAPGWPIIRLNAIEVSVRPTHCRKVVCSVGGFRAMREAVEAAGVDLLVARTSRGVLGFGADDDFRAAFASFDIAEFDIANLEKGRMRYDSHERGLLRSGLIRALASEHGLDVVHQRSQDLVAPADASDPAWQKLAEIAGRVEGTIRDHPEIRWREGASLRLEWADERLWLLIDPRIVFDGVTAENKALAADFARERTAQRYNQKIDKLVAFWTKRLAGQDLRAFGIGNGIDAVFTLDRNTAFSRTVQA
- a CDS encoding argonaute/piwi family protein; this encodes MSSEIGATIALPEPELLFSAERESYRDIHPLRGLARYGPYSNSFFVSNPIQIATIAPFGESHRLNEFMRDLDQSFRPTERTDYLPDWPGFSKVFGTRKAAADKSCRVELDRDLDELLRDSELPHLVLVERLVRAIQQIEAHRTAFDVLFVYLPERWGAAFRGVEDDFDLHDHLKAYTAAHAIPLQIVREGRALSYPCKASVMWRIGLALYAKAGGVPWKLADVEPDTAYIGLSYAVRPVETDKPRFVTCCSQVFDADGAGLEFIAYDADATEMQVQRDNPFLSRHEMFRVITRSMLLYRRRHGGASPRRVMIHKSTEFREEEALGCFDALPTCNEIDLVQVVGDVGWRGAKWDRDRKDPEKQLADRFPVRRGSLIGIGDREALLWIHGAVELNQRTHFQGGKSTPQPIKLVRHAGHGGWEDTARAALALSKMNWNNDNLYDTLPVTMSYAQVLARVLKRMPLLGSSAFHFRYFM
- a CDS encoding type II TA system antitoxin MqsA family protein; the protein is MSDKRIHPETGQELHRDVRQQTVAFGSLSRTIDVPGWYPDGDGDALFVGTDLHASNTAFKELRSEYGGHVKAVRKARGLTQEEAGRIVGGGRRAFQKYESGKTPPSEAAVGLIEVLAKHPEALATLRDVRAKMVTVTASTTGKKKTAEPKQLVRTRGRRVRMKAAKARA